A window from Toxoplasma gondii ME49 chromosome IX, whole genome shotgun sequence encodes these proteins:
- a CDS encoding hypothetical protein (encoded by transcript TGME49_306334~Signal peptide predicted by SignalP 2.0 HMM (probability 0.870) with cleavage site probability 0.717 at residue 22) — MAKQLTRAASAFGLVTISITACFICDRKWSGQNGSPAVLLSSAAQEAGAGWSEGISRDAGHKTSNFTSPLSTHLSAWNAARGVGHLLPPFDGLSLLFPPTAPKLFVDEFGRKKFNLFELRGNSLQIPLKEWIDSFFELADTSLPGRLFIATTNLLNNATAVALNMTSAYGTVMDTQKALLRTSETVQPV; from the exons ATGGCGAAGCAGTTGACCCGAGCGGCATCTGCCTTCGGTCTCGTGACGATTTCTATCACAGCATGTTTCATCTGCGACCGGAAGTGGTCCGGGCAGAATGGTTCGCCAGCAGTTCTGCTGTCAAGTGCTGCACAGGAAGCCGGTGCTGGCTGGTCAGAAGGGATTTCACGAGACGCGGGTCACAAAACAAGCAACTTCACCTCTCCTCTATCCACTCATTTATCAGCGTGGAATGCAGCTCGGGGAGTGGGCCACCTACTGCCACCGTTTGACGGCCTCTCATTGCTTTTTCCTCCAACTGCTCCAAAGCTATTTGTCGATGAGTTTGGCCGCAAAAAATTTAATCTATTTGAACTCCGTGGAAACTCGCTTCAGATTCCCCTCAAAGAATGGATTGATTCATTCTTTGAACTGGCAGACACATCCTTGCCCGGCAGGCTGTTCATTGCCACAACTAATTTGCTGAACAACGCTACCGCTGTCGCGCTCAATATGACATCCGCGTATGGAACAGTCATGGACACACAGAAG GCTTTGTTAAGGACCTCTGAAACAGTCCAGCCAGTGTAG